One Deltaproteobacteria bacterium genomic window carries:
- a CDS encoding aconitate hydratase: protein MAKNIVQKIISTHLMSGTMLPDQDIALKIDQTLTQDATGTMAYLQFEAMGVDRVRTDLSVSYVDHNTLQMGFRNSDDHRFLKSVATRFGIVFSPPGTGICHQLHLENFAKPGTTLIGSDSHTPTAGGIGAMAMGAGGLSVAMAMAGEPYIIPMPKIFLVHLSGRLRGHATAKDIILTLLGLLSVKGGVGIAFEYGGPGVANLSVPERATITNMGAELGATTSIFPSDARTRDFLAAMGRENDFMPIAADKESQYDRIIDLNLDDIVPMAACPHMPDKVKPIRELSGLAVQQVCVGSCTNSSYLDLCQVAAILENRAINPGTEMLIAPGSKQVLTMLLREGKVESLLDAGGRLLECACGPCIGMGGSPSSGGVSVRTFNRNFEGRSGTQDAQVFLTSPVTAAHCALDGMFTDPAHWKPEPIRVDLPAQPPSIRHHFVFPLQDGNTAEILRGPNIAPLPDFAPLPEMLEVSVAIRLDDDITTDHILPGGAEVTALRSNVPAISVHVFSRISPGFADRCRAMGQCIIVAGQNYGQGSSREHAALAPRYLGVKAVLAKSFARIHKANLINFGIIPLTFSGPKDFEIIEPGDRISISTSGLSGSTKLRAVVENKGEITVNHDLTAEQLQTIQAGGLLNQIRDKVASR from the coding sequence ATGGCTAAAAACATCGTCCAAAAAATCATCTCCACGCACCTCATGTCCGGTACAATGCTTCCGGACCAAGACATCGCGCTCAAGATCGACCAGACCCTGACCCAGGACGCCACGGGAACCATGGCTTACCTCCAGTTCGAAGCCATGGGTGTAGACCGGGTCCGAACCGATTTGTCCGTAAGCTACGTCGATCACAACACCCTGCAGATGGGCTTCAGGAACTCGGATGATCACCGATTCCTGAAATCGGTGGCGACCAGATTTGGCATCGTCTTCTCCCCTCCGGGAACCGGTATTTGCCATCAACTGCATTTGGAGAACTTCGCCAAGCCAGGTACGACCCTCATCGGATCCGACAGCCATACGCCGACTGCTGGAGGTATCGGGGCCATGGCCATGGGCGCCGGAGGCCTGTCCGTGGCCATGGCCATGGCTGGCGAACCATATATCATTCCCATGCCCAAAATATTTCTGGTTCACCTTTCGGGCCGACTTCGTGGCCACGCCACAGCCAAGGACATCATTCTCACCCTTCTCGGACTATTGAGCGTCAAGGGAGGAGTGGGGATCGCCTTTGAGTACGGGGGCCCCGGAGTAGCCAATCTGAGTGTCCCGGAACGAGCAACCATCACCAACATGGGAGCTGAACTCGGAGCCACGACCTCTATTTTTCCCTCCGATGCCCGGACCAGGGACTTCCTGGCAGCCATGGGTCGAGAAAATGACTTTATGCCGATCGCTGCCGACAAAGAGTCCCAATACGACCGGATCATCGATTTGAACCTCGACGACATCGTTCCAATGGCCGCCTGTCCCCACATGCCGGACAAGGTCAAGCCCATTCGCGAACTGTCCGGCCTTGCCGTCCAGCAGGTCTGCGTGGGATCCTGCACCAATTCTTCCTATCTCGATCTCTGTCAGGTTGCCGCCATCCTCGAAAATCGCGCAATCAATCCAGGAACCGAGATGCTCATTGCTCCGGGTTCAAAACAAGTTTTGACCATGCTCCTGCGAGAAGGAAAGGTTGAGTCCCTGCTCGACGCCGGGGGTCGTCTGCTTGAATGCGCCTGCGGACCATGTATCGGTATGGGTGGGTCTCCCTCGTCCGGTGGAGTCAGTGTTCGGACCTTCAATCGCAACTTCGAAGGCCGAAGCGGGACCCAGGACGCCCAGGTCTTCCTAACAAGCCCTGTCACGGCAGCCCACTGTGCCCTAGACGGAATGTTCACCGATCCAGCCCACTGGAAACCCGAGCCGATCAGGGTCGATCTCCCTGCCCAGCCACCAAGCATCAGACACCATTTCGTCTTTCCCTTACAGGACGGAAATACGGCGGAAATTCTCCGAGGCCCCAACATTGCTCCCCTGCCAGACTTCGCTCCACTCCCGGAGATGCTTGAGGTTTCGGTGGCCATCCGCCTTGATGATGACATCACTACCGATCATATCCTGCCTGGCGGGGCCGAAGTCACAGCCCTGCGCTCCAATGTGCCGGCAATCAGCGTCCACGTATTCAGCCGAATCTCCCCAGGATTTGCCGATCGTTGCCGGGCCATGGGCCAATGCATCATTGTGGCTGGCCAAAACTACGGCCAGGGATCGAGTCGAGAGCATGCTGCCCTGGCCCCGAGATACCTTGGGGTCAAAGCCGTGCTTGCCAAGTCGTTCGCCCGAATCCACAAGGCCAACCTCATCAACTTCGGCATCATCCCCCTGACCTTCTCCGGCCCGAAAGACTTTGAAATAATCGAGCCCGGCGACCGCATCTCAATTTCAACGTCCGGGCTATCAGGGTCGACCAAGCTTCGGGCCGTGGTCGAAAATAAAGGCGAAATAACTGTAAACCACGATTTGACTGCCGAACAGTTGCAAACTATTCAGGCTGGTGGACTGCTCAACCAAATTCGGGACAAGGTCGCCTCAAGATAG